The Pseudophaeobacter arcticus DSM 23566 genome includes a region encoding these proteins:
- a CDS encoding membrane protein has translation MPNALASLMLLLWPVVSLVLFRRLPLERAILWCILAGYLLLPPVAEFDLPLVPDMDKFTIPSVTAFVLCIGFMRKKVPLLPRHPLARILMLLFILAVIPTVMTNGDPVIFEVLADADPIVFVTDMLPGLRWRDLGSVMINQVIILMPFLLARRYLSSPEGQKELLLALCIAGLAYSIPSLIEIRLSPQINIMVYGFFQHDFAQTMRQGGFRPIVFMPHSLWLALFMFSAVLATVSLARAAEGRDRLRFFVASAYLFFVLVLCKSFASLAYGLSFVPLVALASPRWQIRVAIALAAVAITYPMLRNLGFIPTEAILAQAEAISSERAQSLGYRFDNEAMLLQRAAEKPWFGWGGWGRNLVRELETGAIISIPDGHWILVFGTLGWLGYLAEMGLLSLSIVLLGIEIHRRRRQDISPYATPIALILAATMVDMMLNDTLVPMTWLCAGSLLGYAERLRYPDLFEKPRALFEGKQILMPQTLSPKSRSHI, from the coding sequence ATGCCCAATGCACTTGCCTCTTTGATGCTGCTGCTCTGGCCCGTGGTCAGCCTGGTGCTGTTCCGGCGTTTACCGCTGGAACGGGCAATTCTGTGGTGCATTCTGGCGGGCTATCTGCTGCTGCCCCCGGTGGCCGAGTTCGACCTGCCACTGGTGCCTGATATGGATAAATTCACCATTCCCTCGGTCACGGCTTTTGTCCTCTGCATCGGGTTCATGCGCAAAAAGGTACCGCTGCTGCCGCGCCACCCACTGGCGCGAATTCTCATGCTGCTTTTTATCCTTGCGGTGATTCCAACGGTGATGACCAATGGCGACCCGGTGATTTTTGAAGTGCTGGCAGATGCCGATCCAATTGTCTTTGTCACCGATATGCTGCCGGGGCTCAGATGGCGGGATCTCGGCTCGGTTATGATCAACCAAGTGATCATCTTGATGCCCTTCTTGCTGGCGCGGCGCTATCTGTCCTCGCCTGAGGGACAAAAGGAACTGTTGCTCGCGCTCTGCATCGCCGGGCTGGCCTATTCAATCCCCTCGCTGATCGAGATCCGTCTCAGCCCGCAGATCAATATTATGGTCTATGGCTTCTTCCAGCATGATTTTGCGCAAACCATGCGTCAGGGCGGGTTTCGCCCCATCGTCTTTATGCCGCATTCCCTGTGGCTGGCCTTGTTTATGTTTTCCGCAGTCCTGGCCACCGTGTCACTGGCCCGTGCCGCCGAGGGGCGGGATCGCCTGCGGTTTTTCGTTGCCTCGGCCTATTTGTTCTTTGTTTTGGTGCTGTGCAAAAGCTTTGCCTCGCTGGCCTATGGGCTCAGCTTTGTGCCGCTGGTGGCGCTGGCCTCACCGCGCTGGCAAATCCGTGTCGCCATCGCTTTGGCGGCAGTGGCAATCACCTATCCGATGCTGCGAAATCTCGGCTTCATTCCCACCGAAGCCATCCTGGCCCAGGCCGAAGCCATCAGCTCCGAACGGGCGCAGTCTTTGGGCTATCGCTTTGACAATGAGGCGATGCTGCTGCAGCGCGCCGCGGAAAAACCCTGGTTCGGCTGGGGCGGCTGGGGCCGCAATCTGGTACGCGAGCTGGAAACCGGTGCCATCATTTCGATCCCGGACGGCCATTGGATCCTGGTCTTTGGCACCCTGGGGTGGCTTGGCTATCTGGCCGAGATGGGATTGCTATCGCTTTCTATTGTGTTGCTCGGAATTGAGATCCACCGCCGCAGGCGCCAGGATATCTCGCCCTATGCGACGCCCATCGCGCTGATCCTTGCGGCCACCATGGTGGATATGATGCTCAATGATACCCTGGTACCGATGACCTGGCTCTGTGCGGGATCCCTTCTGGGCTATGCCGAGCGGCTGCGCTACCCGGACCTGTTTGAAAAACCGCGCGCCCTGTTTGAGGGCAAGCAGATCCTGATGCCGCAGACTCTTTCCCCAAAGTCACGTAGCCATATATAA